The DNA sequence CATGGTCGTCTTGGACGGCGACCTGGAAGAGACGCCGCAGTATCTCGATCACGCGGTTCGTATCCTGCGTCCCGGCGGCACCATTGCCTTCGTGCACGCCCTGTGGCGCGATCAGGTCGCGGATCCCGCTCGCCGTGACGCGCACACCGTGGTCGCCCGGGAGGTCGTCAACTACCTGCGCGACTCCGATGAGTTCGTGCCCGCCCTGCTGCCCGTCGGCGATGGCCTGGCGGTCGCGGTCAAGCGCTGAGTACCCCTCGACGCACAGAAGCGGTGGGACAGGCTTTCCTGTCCCACCGCTTCTGCTTGCGATCAGATGGCCGCGCCGAGCGCTCCGGCGAGTTCCGCAGCTTCGTCCGGACTCATCTCGATGACGAGACGCCCGCCCCCTTCCGTGGGGATCCGCATGACGATGCCACGACCTTCAGCACTGACCTCCAGGGGTCCATCCCCCGTGCGGGGCTTCATTGCTGCCATGTCTATACTCCTTCTCAGAGTTATGCCCGCGCCTACTCCGGCGGGGTAACATCCCCATTTTACCGGATGTGCGCTTTCTTTCCTCAACAGCTCGCAAAGAGAAATCAACAGACAATAGACCACCCGATCAATTGAGGCTCCTATCCCAGCATTTTGAGCGACGAAATACCCTTTAGAAAGAAGAACTAACTAGCGGGTACCCGTCGCGAGACGAACAGCTTCCTCCGGGTCATCAACGACATGAAGCAGCTCCACATCGTCGGGAGAAATCATTCCGTCCTCGACCATCGAGGAGCGAATCCAATCGACAAGACCCGACCAGTAGTCAGTTCCCACAAGAATCAGGGGGAAGGAACGAATCTTCCCCGTTTGCACGAGAGTCGCCGACTCGAAGAGCTCATCCATCGTGCCGAACCCGCCGGGCATCACGATGAAACCCTGGGAATACTTGACGAACATCGTCTTGCGGGCGAAGAAGTAGCGGAAGTTCACGCCAAGGTTCACCCACTGATTCATGCCCTGTTCGTGAGGAAGCTCGATGCCCAGGCCCACGGACGTACCACCGGCCTCCCACGCACCGCGGTTTGCCGCCTCCATCATGCCCGGACCACCGCCCGTCACCACCGCGTAACCGCGGCTCACAAGAAGCTGACCAATGCGCTGAGCGCACTCATAGAGGGGATCATCGGGGCGCGTACGAGCGGACCCGAAAACGGAGATGGCGGGGCCGACCTCCGAGAGGGCCTCGAATCCCTCGACGAACTCGGACTGGATACGCAGGACACGCCACGGGTCCTCGTGCTTCCAGTCAGCGCTTTGGTCGGGCTGCAGCAGGGACGCGTCAGCCGTCAGGCGCGGGATCTGGTCCCCGCGCAGAACGACGGATCCACGACGGTAGGTGTTCGTCGACTTGGTCAAGGTCACGCCTCCTGATGAATGTCGGCTGCGTCGCCGACCGATGCGAGCACGAACGCGCGCAGCGTGTCGTGCACTCTGACAATATCCGATACCGGCGTGTGCTCGTCGCGCGTATGCGCCAGCAGGGGGTCGCCGGGGCCGAAATTCATGGCGGGCACGCCGGCCTCACTGAAGCGCGCGACGTCGGTCCACCCGACCTTAGCGCTGAGCTGAAGCTCACGTCCCTGCGCCCGGGCCACGGAGCGGGCGACGGCCAGGAAGCGCTCAGCCAGGGGCGAGTCGGCACCGGGCCGCGCCCCTTCGCACAGGTCGTCGACATCGATCCTGGCCGCCGTCCCCTCGAACAGCTCACGCACCTTGTCCAAGGCCTCATCGGCGCGCATCGAGGGGGCGAAACGATAGTTGACGCTCATCGAGGCGGCTTCGGGAATCACGTTGTTGGCGATGCCGCCCTCGACGCGCACGACCGACAGGGATTCGCGGAATTCCAACCCATCGACCGTGACGACGGGGTTGCCGTGGGCGGCGATGCGCTCGATGACGGGAGCCATCGCATGGATCGCATTGTCGCCCATCCAGGCGCGTGCCGAGTGCGCGGCGCGCCCCGGGAAGTGCGCGATGACACGCAGCGTGCCGTTACAGCCGCCTTCCACGTGAGCGGCAGTGGGTTCGCCCAGCAGCGCCAGATCTCCCGCCAGCCACTCGGGGTGGTTGCGATGGACGCGTCCCAGGCCATTGAGGTGGGAGGCGACTTCCTCGTGGTCGTAGAAGATCCAGGTGACGTCGACGCTCAGCGCGGCCTCGTCGCCTCCTCGGATGGCCTCCCCGGCCTCGCGGGCAAGCGCGAGGGCCGCGGCGCACCCGCCGAGCATGTCGACCGCGCCGCGCCCCCACAGGACCGCAACCCCGTCGCGATCCTCGTATCGACCGGGAACGTTGTCCGCGATGGGCACGGTGTCGAGGTGCCCGGCGAGAACGACGCGCTGCGACAGACCGAGCCGGGTCCGCGCGCACACGGCGTCCCCGTCGCGCAGGATCTCCAGGGCAGGAAGCGATCCGAATCCAGCGTCGCGCAGGACGGCCTCAACCGCATCGGCCAAGGGCCCTTCATCCCCCGACACCGAGGGAATGTCGATCATCTGGCGCGTCAGCTCCACCGCATCCATCACGTCCGTCAGCTGCATGGCTCCTCCTTCGTGGATGCCTCCAGGATAGCGGTGGGCTCCCCCACCCGCGTCTGTGCGCTGCTGGCCGCGCAAGCACCCGGGCCTCGTCCCTGATACTGATTTTTGCGGCAGACCCCCATAGTGTTACTCTCAGCACATGACACGCTGTGCTAGCCCGTTGCTGTTTGCGGGTATCGCTTCTTTCTTGTCCACGCGTACCGGCGGGCGTTTCCGCCTGATAATCGGCTACGAAGCCCCTCAGAACCAGGACCTGGCCCGCGATGGTGCGGCAATCATCGAAGCCTGTGGCGGGCACGCTCTGCTCATGCCGCGAGCACTCCCCGCTCCCCTGACGGCGTTCTCCGTACGCATGGTGATGGCCGATGGTGCCGTCTACGTGAGGGCCTCAGGCGAGGCGCTCGTCTACCTGGGTGGGCGCGCGATTGATCGCTCGCGCGAGGGGTCGCTGGCCCCCGACGCCGAGCTCGCCCTCATCGACGAGGCGGTGGCCAACTGCGGCGACGAGGCTTCCGTGCCCCGCGCCGAGGAGGGCTGGGAGTGCGTCGGCGAGGGCATGATCGGCGCATACGTGGATCGCTGCGCCTCTCACATCGCGTCTCTGGAGGTTTCGGGCGCGCGCCCGGTCTCCGTCTCAGTCGACGAGGCGTCGGGGCTGCTGGCGACGCTCCTGGCGCGCCTGGGCGTGCCGATCGCCGAGGAGGACGCCGGGCTCTCTCTGGTCGTTTCCACGGACGGGCGCACGCTGAGCGCATCGCTACCCGACGAGCAGGTGCAATCCGTGCTCGCCGACGCGATCGCGACCTCCCCCGCAGCCCCCACGGGCGCCGGCTTGTACTGCGTAGACCCGGCGTTCGTGCTCGACGCGGATGCCCTGTGCGCGGGCGCGGCGTTGGCTGTGCTGGGAGCCTGAGAACAAGCAGCCGTGCCCCGGGAACGCATCGCGTCACCCGGGGCACAGCTGTCGGAGCTATCAACTCACACGTCAAAGGGCGTGGAGATGACCATGCCACCGGTTTCGATCTGGCCGGCCATGTCGGACAGGCCCAGCTTCAGGTCGGAGGAGAGCATCGGCGTGTAGGCACCGAAGCCGGTGAGGATCACGTCGCCCGAGGCCAGCGACACCGGCACGACTGAGGCCTTTTCGCCAGCGTTAGCGTGGGCGATGAGCGTCTCCATCGCGGCCGCGTAGTCCACGACGATGCCGGTCAGCACGGGAGCGCCGATGGTGGAACGGACCTCGTCGGAGATCTGGATGTAGCTGAAAGCGTCCGCGAAGGACTGCGTGTCCACCTGCACCGACACCGCCGCTCCGGACTGGCCGGACATCGCAACGCTGTCCGCAGACTGCGCCTCGTCACGGGTCAACCCCTTCAGGTCGGCCTTCGTCAGGCCCGACCAGACGAGGCGCACGGCCGGGTTTGCGGCCTCGGTGACGGCGCGTGCCACGCCCTCGTTCGCCTCACCCGCGAAGGGGGCGATGATATCTGCTCCCTTCGAGATCGCGTCGGCGCCAGCCGTGCGCGCATCGTCGGCGCTGCCCACGAACGTACCGTCGTTCGTCACAGGGTTCCATCCCAGCACGCTGATCGACGTGCCATTTGCCAGGTTGTATGCGTCCACCCCCTGCGAGAACGCGGACATCTGCGAGCTGGTGACGTTCTCACGCGCCCCGCCGATGACGGCGAGCGTGCCCGTGGTCGTCATACCCGCAGCGGCGTAGCCGGCCAGGTAGGCGGCCTGCGAGGCCTCCACGTCGACGATGGAACCGTTCTTCAGGGAGGTCGCGGCACCCTTGCCGTCCACGAAGGAGGCACCCACGAGGGCGAAACGAACCTTCGAGGTGTTGCGAGCGGCCTCGGACACGGAGGCGGCCATAGTCGAGTCCGTCCCCACGATCAGCGTGCATCCGGATTCCACGAGCGAGGCCGGTGCGTCCTCGCCGCTGGCCGCCTCAAAGGGCACCGACGCGTCGGCGGCGGCACCCGCGAGCGCGGTCGCGACGGGATCCGCGGCGGCGTCACCGCGGACGCCGGAGATGGCTGCGCAGACCTTTGCGGAGTCGGCGGGGGTGGCGGCGGGCGTAGTCGAGCAAGCTCCAAGGGCCAAGGAGGCCGCGGTCGCGGTGATTGCGAGGGCGGCGACGGTCCGCTTGTTCACGTGTGATGCCTTTCGTCGGGGCTTCTTGCTGTTCATCACGCTACCAGCCTGGCACCCGTAGGCGAAGGGCGGGGCGGCGCACCTCACCCGAGAGCGAACAGCGCGTGGCGAGGCCAAAGCCCCTTGTCGGAAGCCACTTCAGCACGTTCCTCGGGGAGGGGTCAGAGCAGGTCTGAGCGCCCCTGGTCGGCGAGCTGATCGACGACGGCCTTGACCGACTGCGCGCGGTCTCGGCGGGTCACGAGGATCGCGTCGGGGGTCAGCGTAACGGCCACGTCGGGCACGCCCACGAGGGCGACGAGAGGGCTGTCCTCGCCGAGGCTTCCGAAGACGGCAGCGCCCTCGGAGTCGACCCGCAGCGCCTCGCCCAGGTT is a window from the Schaalia odontolytica genome containing:
- a CDS encoding DUF3117 domain-containing protein, giving the protein MAAMKPRTGDGPLEVSAEGRGIVMRIPTEGGGRLVIEMSPDEAAELAGALGAAI
- the dapE gene encoding succinyl-diaminopimelate desuccinylase produces the protein MQLTDVMDAVELTRQMIDIPSVSGDEGPLADAVEAVLRDAGFGSLPALEILRDGDAVCARTRLGLSQRVVLAGHLDTVPIADNVPGRYEDRDGVAVLWGRGAVDMLGGCAAALALAREAGEAIRGGDEAALSVDVTWIFYDHEEVASHLNGLGRVHRNHPEWLAGDLALLGEPTAAHVEGGCNGTLRVIAHFPGRAAHSARAWMGDNAIHAMAPVIERIAAHGNPVVTVDGLEFRESLSVVRVEGGIANNVIPEAASMSVNYRFAPSMRADEALDKVRELFEGTAARIDVDDLCEGARPGADSPLAERFLAVARSVARAQGRELQLSAKVGWTDVARFSEAGVPAMNFGPGDPLLAHTRDEHTPVSDIVRVHDTLRAFVLASVGDAADIHQEA
- a CDS encoding BMP family ABC transporter substrate-binding protein → MNKRTVAALAITATAASLALGACSTTPAATPADSAKVCAAISGVRGDAAADPVATALAGAAADASVPFEAASGEDAPASLVESGCTLIVGTDSTMAASVSEAARNTSKVRFALVGASFVDGKGAATSLKNGSIVDVEASQAAYLAGYAAAGMTTTGTLAVIGGARENVTSSQMSAFSQGVDAYNLANGTSISVLGWNPVTNDGTFVGSADDARTAGADAISKGADIIAPFAGEANEGVARAVTEAANPAVRLVWSGLTKADLKGLTRDEAQSADSVAMSGQSGAAVSVQVDTQSFADAFSYIQISDEVRSTIGAPVLTGIVVDYAAAMETLIAHANAGEKASVVPVSLASGDVILTGFGAYTPMLSSDLKLGLSDMAGQIETGGMVISTPFDV
- a CDS encoding LOG family protein; its protein translation is MTKSTNTYRRGSVVLRGDQIPRLTADASLLQPDQSADWKHEDPWRVLRIQSEFVEGFEALSEVGPAISVFGSARTRPDDPLYECAQRIGQLLVSRGYAVVTGGGPGMMEAANRGAWEAGGTSVGLGIELPHEQGMNQWVNLGVNFRYFFARKTMFVKYSQGFIVMPGGFGTMDELFESATLVQTGKIRSFPLILVGTDYWSGLVDWIRSSMVEDGMISPDDVELLHVVDDPEEAVRLATGTR
- a CDS encoding phosphomannomutase, translated to MTRCASPLLFAGIASFLSTRTGGRFRLIIGYEAPQNQDLARDGAAIIEACGGHALLMPRALPAPLTAFSVRMVMADGAVYVRASGEALVYLGGRAIDRSREGSLAPDAELALIDEAVANCGDEASVPRAEEGWECVGEGMIGAYVDRCASHIASLEVSGARPVSVSVDEASGLLATLLARLGVPIAEEDAGLSLVVSTDGRTLSASLPDEQVQSVLADAIATSPAAPTGAGLYCVDPAFVLDADALCAGAALAVLGA